GCGATATTTAACATCCTGGAGCCTGAAGGCCCTTTTTTAAGAATAGCCGATTTTTTTGCCGGGACCGGGGCCTTGGGAATGGAAGCCTTAAGCCGTTGGGGCGGTTCAGCCCTTTTTGTGGATTCTTCCCGAAGGGCTATTGATGCTCTCCGGGAAAATATTCGTCGTTTGAAAATGGAGGAAAGCTCCCGGGTGATCCAACGGGACCTGGCTCGAGGGATTCATTTTTTACTCAAAGCCGGCAGTCCCTTTGATCTTGTTTTTATGGATCCTCCTTACGGAAGGGGGTGGTGTGTACCTATCATCACCTCTCTGCTGAATCTTCCCGTCCTTGAAGAAACAGGGGTTCTGGTTCTGGAACACGATTTAACAGAGTTTGTTCCTCTGGCAGTCGGGGCCTGGGGAGTTGCCGATCAACGGCGGTATGGGCAGACCAGGATTTCTTTTTACAAATCAAAAAAATGATAAGGTAGAAAACAATAATGGAGCGAGTGGCGATTTATCCGGGCTCTTTTGATCCCATCACCAATGGACACCTCAGTCTGCTTCGCCGGGGCCTTCAGATATTTGACAAAGTTATTGTGGCCATTGCCATCAATCCGGAAAAAAAACCCTTGTTCACCTTGGCAGAACGGGTCGACATCCTGACGACGGTTTTAAAGGATTATCCCCGGGCCAAAATCGATCATTTCCAAGGCTTATTGGTGGATTATGTCCAACAACAGGGGACCAATATTATCTTGAGAGGTCTGCGGGCTTTGTCGGATTTTGAGTATGAATTCCAGTTAGCTCTGATGAATCGAAAGCTAAGCCGGAAGGTCCAGACGGTATTTATGATGACCGATTATAAATGGTTTTACATCAGCTCCACTATTATTAAAGAAGCGGCCTCCTTAGGTGGAAATATCGACGGCCTGGTACCGGAATTGGTTAAACAAAGGCTTAGAGAAAAGTTCGGGTTTCCCCCCATTTCTCCAACAAACAATCATTTAAAGAAAAATAATGGTTCAATAAATTCCAGAAGCAAGTCCCGCA
The sequence above is drawn from the Deltaproteobacteria bacterium genome and encodes:
- the rsmD gene encoding 16S rRNA (guanine(966)-N(2))-methyltransferase RsmD, with the translated sequence MRIIAGHCKGHRLAPLKGRQTRPTQDQVREAIFNILEPEGPFLRIADFFAGTGALGMEALSRWGGSALFVDSSRRAIDALRENIRRLKMEESSRVIQRDLARGIHFLLKAGSPFDLVFMDPPYGRGWCVPIITSLLNLPVLEETGVLVLEHDLTEFVPLAVGAWGVADQRRYGQTRISFYKSKK
- the coaD gene encoding pantetheine-phosphate adenylyltransferase; amino-acid sequence: MERVAIYPGSFDPITNGHLSLLRRGLQIFDKVIVAIAINPEKKPLFTLAERVDILTTVLKDYPRAKIDHFQGLLVDYVQQQGTNIILRGLRALSDFEYEFQLALMNRKLSRKVQTVFMMTDYKWFYISSTIIKEAASLGGNIDGLVPELVKQRLREKFGFPPISPTNNHLKKNNGSINSRSKSRKKEIWE